From a single Pseudomonas cremoricolorata genomic region:
- a CDS encoding type II toxin-antitoxin system PemK/MazF family toxin has product MAKRFIPLPAPGDIVWCKFPETVGTPGPKRRPCLILGVFDDDHRVRVCYGTSRKTGPEEIFSGEFVMDPQDDGFEISGLGPRTKFDLNNTFDLPFTDRWFHPHRATTLPVPPPKMGTLHPSFMQAIRKALGRE; this is encoded by the coding sequence CGCCAGGTGATATCGTGTGGTGCAAGTTTCCGGAAACTGTCGGCACTCCAGGCCCCAAGCGTCGTCCCTGCCTGATCCTGGGCGTTTTCGATGACGATCATAGGGTCCGCGTCTGCTATGGCACCAGCCGGAAAACCGGCCCGGAAGAAATCTTTTCGGGAGAGTTCGTCATGGACCCCCAGGACGATGGGTTCGAAATCAGCGGATTAGGCCCTCGAACCAAGTTCGATCTGAATAACACGTTCGATCTGCCGTTCACTGACCGATGGTTCCATCCCCACCGTGCAACCACATTGCCTGTCCCACCGCCCAAGATGGGAACCTTGCATCCCAGCTTCATGCAGGCGATCAGAAAGGCGCTGGGACGCGAGTGA
- a CDS encoding DUF596 domain-containing protein: MKISDETYRQIAELGEGFDVNALWLNLAQALSQSGFEERKTLFLQLLRRLLTEGRVKLAADSFLTGSVEEQVDAYLQAFPDEGQLDEDVFWLNSKGECWVPGGLVWCFEDGREVWT; the protein is encoded by the coding sequence ATGAAAATCAGTGACGAGACCTATCGCCAAATTGCGGAACTGGGCGAAGGGTTCGATGTGAATGCCCTGTGGCTCAACTTGGCCCAAGCGTTATCTCAGTCAGGTTTCGAAGAGCGCAAAACGCTTTTCCTACAGCTCTTGCGCAGGCTGCTCACCGAGGGGCGGGTCAAGCTGGCGGCTGATTCATTTTTGACCGGCAGCGTTGAGGAACAGGTTGACGCCTACCTTCAAGCCTTTCCTGATGAGGGTCAGCTGGATGAAGACGTTTTTTGGCTGAACAGCAAAGGTGAATGCTGGGTGCCGGGAGGTTTGGTCTGGTGCTTCGAGGACGGTCGCGAAGTGTGGACGTGA
- a CDS encoding alpha/beta fold hydrolase, translated as MKALLAGSVLLASTCSTVTLAADAVPGVQAVYGQELQGFTYPFPLHHFEFMSQGQPLKMGYMDVPAAGKSNGRSVVLLHGKNFCGATWEDTIKSLSAAGYRVIAPDQVGFCTSTKPEAYQYSFQQLASNTHELLNSLGVDNAVVMGHSTGGMLAARYALMYPQQTERLVMVNPIGLEDWKALGVPWRSVDQWYARELKVSAQGIRTYEQNTYYAGRWKPEYDRWVDMLAGLNNGPGKKRVAWNSALIYDMIFNQPVYYELPNLKVPTLLLIGDADTTAIGSDIAPAEVKKTLGNYKVLGKRAAQMIPHARLVEFPGRGHAPQMEDVAQFNRTLVDELHTPQP; from the coding sequence ATGAAGGCACTACTAGCAGGTTCCGTTCTACTCGCCAGCACATGCTCGACCGTCACGCTGGCGGCCGATGCCGTGCCGGGTGTTCAAGCTGTGTATGGCCAAGAGCTCCAAGGCTTCACATACCCATTTCCCTTGCATCATTTCGAGTTCATGTCCCAGGGCCAGCCCTTGAAGATGGGCTACATGGACGTGCCAGCAGCGGGCAAGTCCAATGGCCGTTCGGTGGTGCTGTTGCACGGGAAAAACTTCTGCGGGGCGACGTGGGAGGACACGATAAAGTCGTTGTCGGCGGCGGGTTATCGTGTCATCGCGCCTGACCAGGTGGGCTTTTGTACGTCGACCAAACCTGAGGCTTATCAGTACTCGTTCCAGCAGCTTGCCTCGAATACGCATGAGCTGTTGAACAGCCTGGGCGTAGATAACGCTGTCGTCATGGGGCACTCGACAGGGGGGATGTTGGCGGCTCGGTATGCGTTGATGTACCCGCAGCAGACCGAGCGGTTGGTGATGGTCAATCCTATTGGTCTCGAGGATTGGAAGGCGCTGGGTGTGCCTTGGCGCAGTGTCGATCAATGGTATGCGCGCGAACTCAAGGTTTCGGCGCAAGGCATTCGGACCTACGAGCAAAACACCTATTACGCCGGGCGTTGGAAGCCTGAGTACGACCGCTGGGTGGATATGCTCGCCGGGCTGAATAATGGCCCGGGGAAAAAGCGTGTGGCGTGGAATTCGGCGCTGATCTACGACATGATTTTCAACCAGCCGGTCTACTACGAACTGCCGAACCTGAAGGTTCCGACGCTGCTGCTGATTGGGGATGCCGACACCACGGCCATTGGCAGCGATATCGCGCCTGCCGAGGTCAAAAAGACGCTGGGCAATTACAAGGTGCTGGGAAAAAGAGCGGCGCAGATGATTCCCCATGCACGACTCGTTGAATTCCCCGGGCGAGGGCATGCTCCGCAGATGGAGGATGTCGCGCAGTTCAACCGCACATTGGTGGACGAATTGCACACACCGCAGCCATAG
- a CDS encoding alpha/beta hydrolase: MINTVRAVTFCLGLVLTTDALPNDGSKHTTNVHIVKNRLAIVRNGLTGTAVYESTSPLDAQHASTQSAILIVHGHLRNAHTYFKTAVRALSKSPRQEQVFLIAPQFLTPQDIQRNALGSDILRWTAQGWMAGDNAVGPAALGSFDVFDEILDKLNDRSRFPDLKEIVIAGHSGGGQVVQRYAILRHLPNADDSVPVRFVVANPSSYAYFDAWRPEPVNSADCPAYNTWKYGLDDLPSYASSKDASTLLHRYTQQDVTYLLGENDTDPNHPALDKSCAAQAQGPFRLARGLSYYSHLVEQQPDVVNRQRLLIVPGVGHSADGIFNSDAGQKALFGG, translated from the coding sequence ATGATCAATACAGTACGTGCAGTCACCTTCTGCCTGGGATTGGTCCTTACAACTGATGCCTTGCCCAACGATGGCTCAAAGCACACTACCAACGTGCACATAGTCAAAAATCGGCTGGCGATCGTCAGGAACGGGCTCACCGGCACTGCGGTGTACGAGTCAACGAGCCCCCTGGACGCTCAACATGCTTCCACACAAAGCGCGATACTCATCGTCCACGGGCATCTACGCAATGCCCACACCTATTTCAAAACTGCGGTTAGAGCACTGTCCAAATCCCCCCGCCAGGAGCAAGTTTTTCTTATAGCGCCGCAATTCCTGACGCCGCAGGATATCCAGCGCAACGCTCTGGGGTCGGATATTCTCAGATGGACGGCTCAAGGCTGGATGGCAGGAGACAACGCAGTAGGGCCAGCGGCGCTAGGCAGCTTTGATGTCTTCGATGAAATTCTCGACAAACTGAATGACAGATCCAGGTTTCCTGACCTGAAAGAAATCGTCATCGCGGGCCATTCCGGCGGAGGCCAGGTCGTACAGCGTTACGCGATACTGCGACACCTACCCAACGCAGATGACTCGGTGCCGGTACGCTTCGTGGTCGCCAATCCCTCGTCCTACGCGTACTTCGACGCCTGGCGTCCAGAGCCGGTGAACAGCGCAGATTGCCCTGCCTATAACACCTGGAAGTACGGCCTCGATGACCTGCCCAGTTACGCCTCGAGCAAAGACGCGTCGACCTTGCTGCACCGCTATACCCAACAGGATGTGACCTATCTATTGGGCGAGAACGACACCGACCCCAACCACCCGGCCCTGGACAAAAGCTGCGCGGCGCAAGCACAAGGCCCGTTCAGACTGGCCAGAGGGTTGAGTTATTACAGCCACTTGGTCGAGCAGCAGCCCGATGTGGTCAACAGGCAGAGGCTGCTGATCGTTCCGGGGGTAGGCCACAGCGCCGATGGCATATTCAATTCAGATGCCGGCCAGAAAGCACTGTTTGGTGGCTGA
- a CDS encoding GNAT family N-acetyltransferase, with amino-acid sequence MDSSLPTLRTDRLILTPLQRSDAPTIQALFPQWEVVRYLNSRIPWPYPDDGALVYVRDLALPAMAEGREWHWMMRLRDDVECVVGSISLYDEPGNNRGFWLAPQWWGRGYMREACRVVNRYWFETLARPVMQVPKAVANIGSRKVSEHEGMRRVAVQEGEFVAGSMSVEIWEMTRAEWLSSVAASG; translated from the coding sequence ATGGACAGCAGCCTCCCCACCTTGCGCACCGACCGCCTCATCCTCACCCCGCTGCAACGCTCGGACGCCCCCACCATCCAGGCGCTGTTCCCCCAGTGGGAGGTGGTGCGCTACCTCAATAGCCGTATCCCCTGGCCGTACCCCGACGACGGGGCGCTGGTGTATGTGCGCGATCTGGCCTTGCCGGCCATGGCTGAGGGGCGGGAGTGGCATTGGATGATGCGTCTGCGTGACGATGTCGAATGTGTGGTCGGCAGCATCAGCCTGTACGACGAGCCGGGCAACAATCGCGGCTTCTGGCTGGCGCCGCAGTGGTGGGGCCGGGGGTATATGCGTGAGGCGTGCCGGGTGGTGAACCGGTATTGGTTCGAGACGCTGGCGAGGCCTGTGATGCAGGTACCCAAGGCGGTGGCCAACATTGGGTCGCGCAAGGTCTCGGAACATGAGGGCATGCGCAGGGTGGCGGTGCAGGAAGGCGAGTTCGTTGCCGGGTCGATGAGTGTCGAGATCTGGGAGATGACCCGGGCTGAGTGGCTGAGCAGCGTTGCTGCTAGCGGCTAG
- a CDS encoding PLP-dependent aminotransferase family protein yields the protein MKRSTTRIAAVMGEVHARIAARSYRAGTKIPSVRAMAQTLQVSVSTVLEAYERLVAEGVLYARPGSGFYVEGPVAPLALTELGPKLDREVDPLWISRQSLDTATDALKPGCGWLPPAWLYEAGVRKALRNVARASAAQLTEYASPHGHGPLRQFLSRRLAASGIDAAPEQIMLTESGTQAIDLICRFLLEPGDTVLVDDPCYFNFQALLKAHRVNVVGVPYRTTGADIEAFGAALAAHSPRLYITNSGIHNPTGATLSPVTAHRLLKLADACNLVIVEDDIFADFETTPAPRLAAFDGLSRVIQIGSFSKTVSASIRCGYVAARGDWIERLVDLKIATSFGGGRLAADIIHQAITDSGYRKHMERVRRRLNDERERTVPKLSALGIEPWTIPRAGMFLWCQLPERMDAAVLARTCLKDGVVLAPGNAFSQSLTAGDYLRFNVAQAGDGKLYEVLARAMNLCASR from the coding sequence ATGAAGCGCAGCACCACGCGAATCGCAGCGGTCATGGGGGAGGTCCACGCAAGAATTGCCGCTCGTTCCTACAGGGCTGGGACGAAAATCCCCTCGGTTCGAGCCATGGCGCAAACCCTGCAGGTGTCGGTGTCCACGGTGCTGGAAGCCTATGAACGGCTGGTCGCCGAGGGCGTACTCTATGCTCGTCCGGGCTCGGGCTTCTACGTCGAAGGGCCCGTGGCGCCCCTGGCGCTCACCGAACTCGGGCCAAAGCTCGATCGCGAAGTCGACCCGTTGTGGATCTCGCGCCAGTCGCTGGACACTGCCACCGATGCGTTGAAACCAGGCTGCGGCTGGCTGCCGCCCGCCTGGCTGTACGAAGCGGGGGTGCGCAAAGCCCTGCGCAACGTCGCCCGCGCCAGTGCTGCGCAGCTGACCGAATATGCCTCACCCCATGGCCACGGCCCGCTCAGGCAATTTCTGTCGCGACGCCTGGCCGCCAGCGGCATCGACGCTGCGCCTGAGCAGATCATGCTCACCGAATCCGGCACCCAAGCCATCGACCTGATCTGCCGTTTCCTCCTCGAACCGGGCGACACCGTGCTGGTGGACGACCCCTGCTACTTCAACTTCCAGGCCCTGCTCAAAGCCCACCGGGTCAACGTCGTCGGCGTGCCTTACCGCACAACGGGCGCAGATATCGAGGCTTTCGGCGCTGCACTTGCCGCGCATTCACCAAGGCTCTATATCACCAACTCCGGCATCCACAACCCCACCGGCGCAACACTGTCCCCGGTGACGGCGCACCGACTTTTGAAGTTGGCCGACGCCTGCAACCTGGTCATCGTCGAAGACGATATCTTCGCCGACTTCGAAACCACCCCAGCACCCCGCCTCGCCGCCTTCGATGGCTTGTCTCGGGTCATCCAGATCGGCAGTTTCTCCAAAACCGTCTCCGCTTCGATTCGTTGCGGCTACGTCGCCGCCAGAGGTGACTGGATCGAGCGCCTGGTCGACCTGAAGATCGCCACCTCATTCGGCGGCGGGCGCCTGGCGGCCGATATCATCCACCAGGCGATTACCGACAGCGGCTATCGAAAACACATGGAACGTGTCCGCCGCCGGCTCAACGACGAACGGGAAAGAACCGTCCCGAAACTAAGCGCCCTCGGCATCGAGCCGTGGACCATACCCAGGGCCGGCATGTTCCTCTGGTGCCAACTACCCGAGCGCATGGATGCCGCTGTATTGGCCAGAACTTGCCTGAAAGACGGTGTAGTACTGGCACCAGGCAATGCATTCAGCCAGTCGCTCACGGCGGGGGACTATCTGCGTTTCAATGTCGCCCAGGCAGGCGACGGTAAACTCTATGAAGTGCTGGCGCGAGCGATGAACCTTTGCGCTAGCCGCTAG
- a CDS encoding DMT family transporter, protein MQNTTRGWINGFIGVAIFAGSLPATRVAVADFEPTFLTCARATIAALLGALLLIILRQPRPAKRELASLAITALGVVVGFPLLTALALQHVTSAHSIVFVGLLPLCTAGFAVLRGGERPRPLFWVFSLIGAGLVAGYAWLAGGAGSALGDALMVAAVVVCGLGYAEGARLSRTLGGWQVISWALLLALPLMLLLTLLTFPAAQALAKVSAPAWFSLGYVSLFSMLLGFVFWYRGLVQGGIAAVGQLQLVQPFLGLALAALLLHEQVSWMMLMVTLGAVVCVVGAKRYAR, encoded by the coding sequence ATGCAAAACACAACCCGCGGATGGATCAACGGCTTTATCGGCGTGGCGATCTTCGCCGGCTCGTTACCGGCGACCCGGGTGGCGGTGGCGGACTTCGAGCCGACCTTCCTGACCTGCGCCCGGGCGACGATCGCTGCGCTGTTGGGCGCGCTGCTGCTGATCATCCTGCGACAACCACGTCCGGCCAAACGTGAGCTGGCGTCCCTGGCGATCACCGCGCTGGGGGTGGTCGTCGGTTTCCCGCTGCTGACCGCATTGGCGCTGCAGCACGTGACGTCCGCGCACTCGATCGTCTTCGTCGGACTGTTGCCGTTGTGCACCGCAGGGTTTGCCGTGCTGCGCGGTGGTGAGCGGCCTCGGCCATTGTTTTGGGTGTTCTCGCTGATCGGCGCAGGGTTGGTCGCGGGCTATGCGTGGCTGGCCGGGGGAGCGGGGTCAGCCCTGGGCGATGCGCTGATGGTCGCGGCGGTGGTGGTGTGCGGCCTGGGCTATGCCGAAGGGGCGCGGCTGTCGCGGACCCTGGGCGGCTGGCAGGTGATCAGTTGGGCGCTGCTGCTGGCTTTGCCGTTGATGCTGCTGCTGACCTTGCTCACCTTCCCCGCAGCGCAGGCATTGGCCAAGGTCAGCGCGCCGGCCTGGTTCAGCCTCGGTTACGTGTCACTGTTCAGCATGCTGCTCGGCTTCGTGTTCTGGTACCGCGGGCTGGTTCAGGGCGGCATCGCGGCGGTGGGGCAACTGCAACTGGTGCAACCGTTCCTGGGCCTGGCACTGGCGGCGTTGCTGCTCCACGAGCAGGTCAGTTGGATGATGCTGATGGTCACCCTGGGGGCGGTGGTGTGTGTGGTGGGGGCTAAACGGTATGCGCGATAG
- a CDS encoding helix-turn-helix domain-containing protein, giving the protein MDDPSPHRKAPAPAMTAGQQLRHLRRQAGLSQLDLALIAGVSQRHLSCIETARAKPSPSTLHALLSALGAALEQCNEVFLAAGYAPRYAATPLQAPALEVVHGAIAHILQANDPAPAIVIDSNWDIIAANVSTGLLLAMAGVPHDAASGLNLLQTLLAPGGLGDRLVNAQEIRATAWQRASREALGNPTLAQRLSTLPRPQHDVPGQSASPVLLTRVHSAEGELSFLSTFTTFGMPLDITVASLRIEHLIPADASTSRRMKAAFERWNTDNPR; this is encoded by the coding sequence ATGGATGACCCGTCGCCACACCGCAAAGCCCCCGCCCCGGCCATGACCGCCGGCCAGCAGCTGCGCCACTTGCGCCGACAGGCCGGGCTCAGCCAGCTCGACCTGGCGCTGATCGCCGGGGTTTCGCAGCGCCACCTCAGTTGCATCGAGACCGCGCGTGCCAAACCCAGCCCGAGCACCTTGCACGCATTACTGTCAGCACTCGGTGCCGCGCTGGAGCAATGCAACGAGGTGTTTCTCGCCGCAGGCTACGCGCCGCGCTACGCCGCAACGCCGCTTCAAGCCCCTGCCCTGGAGGTGGTGCATGGGGCCATCGCGCACATCCTGCAAGCCAACGATCCAGCACCCGCCATCGTCATCGACAGCAACTGGGACATCATTGCCGCCAACGTCAGCACCGGGCTGCTACTGGCGATGGCCGGTGTACCGCACGATGCGGCGTCGGGCCTGAACCTGCTGCAAACCTTGCTCGCCCCTGGGGGGCTGGGTGATCGCCTGGTCAATGCCCAGGAGATCCGCGCCACGGCCTGGCAACGCGCCTCGCGGGAAGCGCTTGGCAACCCCACCCTCGCCCAGCGGCTGAGCACCTTGCCTCGCCCGCAGCACGACGTGCCAGGACAAAGCGCCAGCCCCGTGCTGCTGACTCGCGTGCACAGCGCAGAGGGCGAGTTGAGTTTTCTGTCCACCTTCACCACCTTCGGCATGCCGCTGGACATCACCGTCGCCTCGCTGCGCATCGAGCATCTGATACCGGCCGATGCCTCGACGTCGCGACGGATGAAGGCTGCGTTCGAGCGCTGGAATACCGATAACCCTCGATAG
- a CDS encoding MAPEG family protein — protein sequence MNSALAVYAGCVVVLFLKMFALSCYQGFYRLRHKAFTNIEDAAVFKRAARDQELAPVIRASRAWANDLENIPAFFALGGLAVALTVPVMLTVWLSVVFTLARVLHTVAYLSGVQPWRTLCYGVGIVCLAGLCAAITWVTITG from the coding sequence ATGAACAGCGCTCTGGCCGTATATGCCGGTTGTGTGGTGGTGCTGTTTCTCAAGATGTTTGCCTTGTCGTGCTACCAGGGCTTCTACCGCCTGCGGCATAAAGCGTTCACCAACATCGAGGATGCCGCTGTTTTCAAACGCGCTGCCAGGGACCAGGAACTTGCACCAGTGATTCGAGCGAGCAGGGCGTGGGCGAACGATCTGGAGAACATTCCGGCATTCTTTGCCCTGGGCGGGTTGGCAGTGGCCTTGACTGTACCGGTCATGCTCACGGTATGGCTGAGCGTGGTGTTCACGCTGGCGAGGGTGCTGCATACCGTCGCGTATCTGAGCGGCGTGCAGCCTTGGCGTACGCTGTGTTATGGGGTCGGGATTGTCTGTTTGGCAGGGTTATGTGCGGCCATTACGTGGGTGACTATCACAGGTTGA
- a CDS encoding methyl-accepting chemotaxis protein, which yields MENTGWRIGLVTPESRVVGLANHLTGQILLFLLPLMGLLLGLAWLAGKRLLVQLEETTRQIDSLGQGGQAGARLEILRADEIGALRESVNRYAGSLREMLNRIAEESVSLERQANDLAQLSHGLAERAESQRQDNTLLATAITEMSASASEVAHNTSDCSDTAQRSLDEAQHSQNQVNDNSQFIEVLATDIAGAADAITQLGADIERVGSVLEVIKSISQQTNLLALNAAIEAARAGEQGRGFAVVADEVRTLAGRTQTSANEIQEMISQLRQASSAAVATMQNGAERTRASVQQAVGVASTLGTTVGSFDDIVRRAQQIAVAAQEQSHVTHEINELAVRIHSASEQGARDANALRELGKGMQSISGRLGELSRGGR from the coding sequence ATGGAAAACACCGGCTGGCGGATCGGCCTGGTAACGCCTGAGTCGCGCGTGGTCGGCCTGGCGAATCATCTGACCGGGCAAATATTGCTGTTCCTCCTGCCGCTGATGGGCCTGCTGCTGGGTCTGGCCTGGCTGGCCGGCAAACGCCTGCTGGTACAGCTCGAAGAAACCACCCGGCAAATCGACAGCCTGGGCCAGGGCGGTCAGGCCGGCGCCCGCCTGGAGATCCTGCGTGCCGATGAAATTGGCGCACTGCGTGAATCGGTCAACCGCTACGCTGGTTCACTGCGCGAGATGCTCAATCGTATTGCCGAAGAGTCTGTTTCCCTCGAGCGTCAGGCCAACGACCTGGCGCAGTTGTCCCACGGTCTGGCCGAGCGGGCTGAGTCGCAACGCCAGGACAACACCTTGCTGGCGACCGCCATCACCGAGATGTCGGCCAGCGCCAGCGAAGTTGCGCACAATACCTCTGACTGTTCCGACACTGCCCAACGCTCGCTGGATGAGGCACAACACAGTCAGAATCAGGTCAACGACAACAGCCAGTTCATCGAAGTGCTGGCCACGGACATTGCCGGTGCGGCCGACGCCATCACCCAGCTGGGCGCGGACATCGAGCGGGTCGGCAGCGTGCTGGAGGTGATCAAGTCCATCTCGCAACAAACCAACCTGCTGGCACTCAACGCGGCCATCGAAGCCGCACGTGCCGGCGAACAGGGCCGCGGCTTCGCGGTGGTGGCCGACGAAGTCAGAACCCTGGCCGGCCGCACGCAAACCTCTGCCAACGAGATTCAGGAAATGATTTCGCAACTTCGCCAGGCGTCGAGCGCGGCGGTTGCCACGATGCAAAACGGCGCCGAGCGCACACGCGCCTCGGTGCAGCAGGCGGTTGGCGTCGCATCCACCCTCGGCACCACGGTGGGCAGCTTCGACGATATCGTACGGCGCGCGCAGCAAATTGCCGTGGCAGCCCAGGAGCAAAGCCACGTCACCCACGAAATCAATGAACTGGCGGTGCGTATCCACTCCGCCAGCGAGCAAGGTGCACGGGACGCCAACGCATTGCGCGAACTGGGCAAGGGTATGCAGTCGATCTCTGGGCGACTGGGTGAACTGAGCCGGGGTGGGCGGTAA
- the trbK gene encoding entry exclusion lipoprotein TrbK has protein sequence MRNRFATLAATMSVVAILAGCTEEKVPEPTAENCGPELYEKNLASLSKEANRHEFIAACKSFLASKKMTEWKFEKSPKGKY, from the coding sequence ATGCGTAATCGCTTCGCCACTCTCGCAGCAACAATGAGCGTTGTTGCAATCCTGGCAGGCTGCACAGAAGAAAAAGTGCCCGAGCCAACCGCGGAAAACTGCGGCCCCGAGTTGTACGAGAAGAACCTCGCCAGCCTGTCGAAGGAAGCGAACCGCCACGAATTCATCGCCGCCTGTAAAAGCTTCCTGGCGTCGAAGAAGATGACCGAGTGGAAGTTCGAGAAAAGCCCCAAGGGCAAGTATTGA
- a CDS encoding GNAT family N-acetyltransferase → MAASCITYYLEMTSASELQAKPPRDDLQIVECEVPQPALNRFLYQLVGGSWGWGDLLAWSDAQWQALVEQPCHRTWVAYHRGAIAGYYELHRPDQCNAEIRYFGLAPQFLGCGFGGALLSHALESAWQWPGTERVWVHTCSLDHPAALANYQARGLRVYKQEADEQA, encoded by the coding sequence ATGGCAGCGTCGTGCATCACTTACTACCTGGAAATGACCTCAGCCTCCGAGCTGCAGGCCAAACCGCCGCGTGATGATCTGCAGATCGTCGAGTGTGAAGTTCCGCAGCCCGCGTTGAACCGCTTCCTCTACCAGTTGGTCGGCGGCTCATGGGGCTGGGGCGATCTGCTGGCGTGGAGCGACGCCCAGTGGCAGGCCCTCGTCGAGCAGCCCTGCCATCGCACCTGGGTGGCCTATCACCGCGGCGCCATTGCCGGTTATTACGAGCTGCACCGCCCCGACCAGTGTAATGCCGAGATCCGCTACTTCGGCCTGGCCCCGCAGTTTCTCGGCTGTGGCTTCGGCGGCGCCCTGCTCAGCCACGCCCTCGAATCGGCCTGGCAATGGCCGGGCACCGAGCGGGTCTGGGTACACACCTGCAGCCTCGATCACCCGGCGGCGCTGGCCAACTATCAGGCTCGGGGCTTGCGCGTCTATAAGCAGGAGGCGGACGAGCAGGCTTGA
- a CDS encoding sensor histidine kinase, producing MPALSPDEFVRAALQVSHSRLRRQHELVVNFAVESLTIIDTDDLLTQACQIAAKGMDTPFAKVLQPVVDSALLRLGHGVGWDASDIGSATVGGDDASPAGYAFTSNRPVISNHLGEELRFRTPSLLRDYGIKRAINVPVRGVSGTFGVLEVDSRDGEDFIESDLVFLEGLATIISMTLERLSAKLESRSAHPYSESILNASPDCVKILSCQGEVEFFNEAGLCRMQIADFTEVAGKPWVDLWPDVSKHAVIDALSQVKKGDSVRFESFCPTLKGEPRWWDVTAAPIYDETGELDKIIAVSRDITERHEQELRLAALVDAQSTKLSETGLHLEEIHHRVKNSLHLVNTLLLLQANLSNEESVKAQLQIAANRVLTIAAVHERLYRDANEQGVSVSEYVSDLLGDMKKAFGDPRIEHTVDAFLLPAERMAPLGLVICELVTNALKYGRGTICVKVVKDGDDALILVSDEGDGFPEHYPKPSGTGLGMRLVKSYSGYGEQCISLDTSSGLSTIQVRFKL from the coding sequence ATGCCTGCTCTGTCACCTGACGAATTCGTTCGCGCCGCTCTACAGGTTTCACACAGTCGTTTGCGCAGACAGCATGAGCTGGTGGTGAACTTCGCGGTAGAGTCACTGACGATCATCGACACCGACGATCTGCTGACCCAAGCGTGCCAGATCGCAGCCAAGGGCATGGACACGCCGTTCGCCAAAGTGCTGCAGCCGGTTGTCGATAGCGCATTGCTTCGTCTGGGCCACGGCGTGGGATGGGATGCCAGCGATATCGGCTCAGCCACCGTCGGCGGCGATGACGCAAGCCCTGCTGGCTACGCCTTCACCAGCAACCGCCCGGTCATTTCCAACCATCTAGGCGAGGAACTGCGCTTCCGCACGCCGAGTCTGCTGCGCGACTACGGCATCAAACGCGCGATCAACGTGCCGGTTCGAGGCGTCAGCGGCACGTTTGGCGTGTTGGAAGTAGACAGTCGTGACGGCGAAGACTTCATCGAAAGTGATCTGGTGTTCCTCGAAGGGCTGGCCACGATCATCTCCATGACCCTCGAACGCCTGAGCGCCAAGCTGGAAAGCAGGAGTGCGCACCCCTACTCGGAGAGCATCCTCAACGCCAGCCCGGACTGCGTGAAGATCCTGTCGTGCCAAGGTGAGGTCGAGTTTTTCAACGAAGCGGGCTTGTGCCGGATGCAGATCGCCGATTTCACCGAGGTTGCCGGCAAGCCTTGGGTCGACCTGTGGCCCGATGTCTCCAAGCATGCGGTCATCGACGCACTCAGCCAGGTGAAAAAAGGCGATTCAGTGCGTTTCGAATCGTTCTGCCCCACTCTCAAGGGCGAGCCGCGCTGGTGGGACGTCACGGCGGCGCCGATCTATGACGAAACAGGTGAACTGGACAAGATCATCGCGGTATCGCGGGACATCACCGAGCGTCACGAGCAGGAGCTGCGTCTGGCCGCCTTGGTGGATGCGCAAAGTACCAAACTCAGCGAAACCGGTTTGCACCTCGAGGAAATTCACCACCGGGTGAAGAACAGCCTGCACCTGGTCAATACCCTGCTGCTGTTGCAAGCCAACCTGTCTAACGAAGAAAGCGTCAAGGCGCAGCTGCAGATTGCCGCCAACCGGGTGCTGACCATTGCTGCCGTGCATGAGCGCCTGTACCGGGATGCCAATGAGCAAGGCGTCAGCGTGTCCGAATATGTAAGTGACTTGCTCGGCGATATGAAAAAAGCCTTCGGCGACCCGCGTATCGAACACACCGTGGATGCCTTCTTACTGCCCGCCGAACGCATGGCGCCCCTGGGCCTGGTGATCTGCGAACTGGTCACCAACGCCTTGAAGTACGGCCGCGGCACGATCTGCGTCAAGGTAGTGAAGGACGGCGACGACGCGCTGATATTGGTCAGCGATGAGGGCGATGGCTTTCCCGAGCACTACCCCAAACCCAGCGGCACCGGGCTAGGCATGCGGCTGGTCAAGAGTTACTCAGGGTACGGCGAACAGTGCATTTCGCTGGATACTTCCTCGGGCCTGAGCACGATTCAGGTGCGTTTCAAGCTGTAG